The Humulus lupulus chromosome 3, drHumLupu1.1, whole genome shotgun sequence genome window below encodes:
- the LOC133820937 gene encoding uncharacterized protein LOC133820937: MAFNVSKSFSMVFLAMAILLVFTGPTHGRSLRLKGRRSGGDICRRADYTAVCRAAVKGQKNPFVATQLAVKQLISSTFGAKKAASKGGRGSPVLGICRENYDDALSNLQSSLSKMRAHDKGSFNSYVSASLTDFVTCDDAFSEMGMSSPLTRTNARLRQMASNILYLATLWR, from the coding sequence ATGGCTTTCAACGTCTCTAAATCTTTCTCAATGGTCTTTCTGGCAATGGCTATTTTATTAGTTTTTACCGGCCCAACCCACGGCCGCAGCCTCCGCCTCAAGGGGCGTCGCTCAGGCGGCGATATTTGCCGAAGAGCCGACTACACCGCCGTATGCCGCGCCGCCGTGAAGGGCCAGAAGAACCCGTTCGTTGCCACCCAATTGGCAGTAAAGCAACTGATTTCGTCGACTTTCGGCGCGAAAAAAGCGGCGTCGAAAGGGGGAAGGGGGTCCCCGGTTCTCGGGATCTGCAGAGAAAATTACGATGATGCCCTTAGTAACCTACAGTCGAGTTTGAGCAAGATGAGGGCCCACGATAAGGGCAGCTTTAATAGCTACGTGTCCGCGTCCCTGACCGATTTTGTCACGTGCGACGATGCGTTTTCCGAAATGGGCATGAGTTCACCGCTGACGAGAACCAACGCCAGGCTCCGCCAAATGGCCAGTAATATCTTGTACTTGGCCACTTTGTGGCGCTAA